ACATGTAACTTTGACAACGATGTTACAAAATGTAGCCGAAATGATGCAAGAGTTACGAAAAAGGAATGTGAAGATCCTATTATGATAAAGAAGGAATATGAAGATTCTATCCTTAGAAGGGCTCGGTTTATAGAGGTATGGTCATATAATGCTCTCCTTTTATGCCAGTATTCTTGTTACTGAAAAGGAAGTCATTACTTGACAGCTGAACGTTAAGAGAGCTGGTGAACAAGCTCTTTGCAATATTTCTTTGGAGAAGAAGCGGAAAAGTCACTGGGAATTTGTTCTGGAGGAGATGGCTTGGATGGCAAATGATTTCATGCAGGTACTTCTTCAACTGATCTTATTTTCTTCATTGCACTCATATGAGCTGTAAGATTTCTTATGTTGTTGTTTAACGTTGTTGTTACATACATGTAACCTAACTATATCCTATATAATAGGAGCGTCTGTGGAGAAGTACAGCTGCAGCCCAGATGTGCAACTGGATTGCTTCCAGTGGCCGAGCAGCATTTGAAGAAGCTATTGTTCACAGAAAGCAGAAATCTGCTGCTAGAATTCTGGCCAAGGGCATAATCAATTTTTGGCGTTCAGCTGAGACTTTACGAGCTACTAGTGGTGAGATTCCTAAAGCGTCACAAATAGAGAAATCAAAGGGGATTGAAGAAATGAAGCTTGCTGGCACCAAAGCAGAAAAAGAACTGGTATTAAAAATCAATAAAACATTAATCATTTATTTATATTTTCCATATTCGTTGATTCTGATGAGTATTACATGTAACGGCTAGGGTGGTTTTGGCTTTCTTGTAGCCTCAGAATGAAATAGCTACAAATGTTGCTTCATGTCATTTTTTTGAAGTGCATAAACTTTGTTGTAGACTTATTAGGCTTGATATGTTTGCAAGTTGCAACTGCAAGGTTGATGTGATTTATGGAATTTGAACAGGGTGATGAATCCTTTGAACAAGAGAAGCCTAGGTGGTCTCACCACCATTATATTCAGAGTTACGCTCTTCGGTTTCTGGAGTTCAACTGTAATGTGTCTGAGTGTCTTTCATTAGCTGAAGCACCATCAACTCCAGACAGGCTAAATGATTTTGGCATTTTAAAAGTGCCAGATGAACTTTCAGAAGTAATCTATCTGGCTCTATGGTTTTGACAATTTCCTTCTTTCTTTACGTCCTTTTGCATTCCATCTCATTCTATATGATTTACTTAATAAAGCCTGGTACCATTTTTGTTAGTATGAGAAGAACATGCACAAATAACTTGCCTAAATATTGGTTAATGATACATTTCCTATCTTTCAGACAAATCTCTTTTATGAGGTAGCCCCTGGTGCAATGCACACATACAGAGAGTCTGTGGGGTGTATATCTGTTTATAATAAGGTAAGATGATACTTTCGGTACACCAAAGCAGCAATTATGCCCTTTTTCCATCTTGTGGGAGTTCTGTTAAAATGTGATTGGGGCTTTAACTATTTAGTGTTTTGTTGctcaaacaaaatctacttagtgtttGTCCTGGCAAATATTTCAGTTGCTTCAGTCGTGGAGTGTACAAAATTCTTGCACATCTAAATTTAGTGTTCTGTTGCTTTCAAGAGATTAATTGGTGTTATGGGCTCAATGGACATTTGATATTACCAGTTGTCATTTCAATGTTAAATTACTAACAAGAACATTTATGCTATAAATTGAGGAATTACACATATAAGTCTCCATGTTTACTACTTGCATCATTCTATTTATTACTATATTCCAAAGTTAACTTCTTTTGTATCCATGTACTGTCAAATTAACTATTTCTGTATTACAGAAATTTGTTAACACTGAACACAAGGAGGATTATGAGCCATCTACATGCGATTATGTTCCAGGTTTATATACCACTCCTTCTCAATACCTGTAACGTGATGCAATCTTCTTATCAACGTTTCATTTTTTTGTTTAGATTTACATAGGGAAAATGCATATGAAGATGATGAAGCCGAGGCATACACTTATTTATTGCCTGAAACATATGATGGTGGCTTGGCATCGAAATCGAGTCACAAGAAGAAACAACAGCAGAGGATGAATGGCAGAAGGCCGTATGATAATGGTGTTGATCTGCCTTATGATCCATGCTCGGAGAGCAAGCCAGGAAACCATCCATTTTTATCGAATAGTAAAAGACCTCCAGATTTCCTTTCCATTCCTACAAAACGCATACGGACAGCTGCTAGACAGCGAGTTGCAAGCCCATTCTCTGCTGGTGTTGCCGGAACCCCTCAGTTCACAAGTAAAACAGATGCCTCTAGTGGAGACACAAACTCCTGCCAAGATGATCAAAGTTCATTACAAGGCGGTTTTGTCCCCAGGAAGAATGCAGATATTGAATCCACTGTTGACTTTGACAGACAATTTATATATGATGGCAGTGAGGTGTCTACTaagtctaaaaagaagaaaaagcctAAGCACCCCGGGTACAAGGCACCACAAAGTGTGACCGAGTCCTATACCTTGATGTCTGGAAAGGTCAGATTCTCAATGCAATTCTCTTCATTGTTCTGTGAACTGTGGTTGGTAGAGAAAGTTTATTCTGCTTATGTTTCAGGCCATTGCCCCTGATCCTAGGCCTCAGGTTGATTTGATTGCTCAATATGAGCAGGTATTATGTTTAGCTGTATGTGATTAAGCAGCCAACATTCTTACGGTCAATCCATTAGGTTGTGCTTGGTCAAACTGAATACTGATACTCCAGCAAGGAATACAATTCTTCCAAATAGCCCTGTAGTCATTTTGAAGCGGCTACACATACATGTTCTAGCAACAAACTAGTGAACATCATGCTAAAATGGTGTTTGAAGGCACGCAAGTGAACTATAGCATAACATAATTGATTGATTTCAGTCATCCTTTATGAGTTATGGAGTGTATTCTAGTTTGAGATTAAGAGAGTACTGTAGGGTGTAGTGAACCCTATGCAGCACTGTGAGCCTCCAAAGTTCAGTACCACCAAACATTTCTGAATAGAACTACAGTAAGCATGTAGTTTCTCTAATTTCTGGATACTGTCTCTTTCCTGTACCAGAAGGATTATTTGAAGAGAAGACAGGAGGCTAATCAGTTTGATTCAAATGGGAATACTGGTAACTTTTTTGTCTCTGCTTCAGACATCATATTTTTATCGGCATATAACATGAGAATTATTGGTTCTTATTTGAGGGGGCACGAGAATAACTTCTGACATGTTAGATGCTGATCTATTAACAGTGGTAAATGGTCAGCATGCTTCTAAGAAGACTAAACTGTTACATCAAGCGCCAGATATTTCATTAGAGGCTCTTACACCAGTTGGCCCACTGGCTTCTCCGGCAGCATCACAAATGAGTAACATGGTAAACCCGACGAAGATTATAAAGATCATCACTAATCGGGATCGTGGAAGAAAAAGTAAAGCACTGAAGGTATTCATATGTTTTGACATTTTGGTCGTATATATGTTTTGCACCTTTATCTGCATATAGCCATAGACACTGTTTTACTGTGCTGCGCCTTTTCCTTTACAAATGAAAACCATTTTTCTTTGCACATGCATTACTTTTCTTTGTTAGCAATTAAAACTATTTGAGTTTGAATTCATTATTTGCTGAAACCAAATTGATGTTAATAGTTTATgtacttctggaaggggagccttggcgtagtggtaaagctgcttacagaaatgtagggaaaggctgcgtacaatagacccaaagtggtcggacccttccccggaccctgtgcAAGCGGGAGctgcatgcaccgggctgccccctTTTTTTTAGTTATGTACTTCTGATTGTAGTACTATCAATTAGATAACTAAGTTCTCTTGTGTAACTGAATGGACTGCTCAATTACCCAGGAAGCTTTTCCTTCTCATTGGTTGCTGAACTGCAGTATGCGCTTCCTTATGTCACAACTAGGGCTGGGAACTAACTGAGTTCAAGAAAAGACAGACATCCCAGGAAGCTTTTCCTTCTCATTGGTTGCTGAACTGTAATGCGCTTCCTTATGTCACAACTAGAGCTGGGAACTAACTGAGTTCAAGAAAAGACAGCCAGGCTTATTATGAGCTTGCCTCATTTTACATTCTGGGCTTCTGGCTTGGATGAAGTTCTCCAGCGTGAATAGAGGGATGATTGTTAACCTTTTGTGCTGCTTGAATTGGCTCAGTAGTATGTTTAGGATTTTCACCTTTAAATTTAGCATATTCATCATTTGTGCTCCCAGCCTGAGCAAAGGTCAGTTGAGATCAAAATTAGCACAAATTTGATTTCATGCTCAATTAAACTAGAAATGAGCTCAGTCTGACCTGACCCTTGTTGGATTGTGCCAATTTTTTTATTTCTAACGTTTTCTGTTTCAGCCAAGATTATTGTTTAGCATGCAAGCACAGCCGTCTATGGCATTTTTGCTTACCAACTACTTTCTGAAATATTGATCTGTTGGTCAGATCGCTGCTGTCGACTCCACATTGAGCCAAAACTTAGCTGATCCTTAGCCTCATGTTTTTCCAGCCTAACTGTTTTAGTTGAGCCAAGATATTTATTTATCATGCCAACACCTCAGCTCTGTCATTTTGCTCATCAACTACTTACTGAAATGTtgatctctttttcagatgactacTGGCCACTCTGGTCCTGGAAGTCCATGGTCAAATTTCGAGGATCAGGTTATTCTATGTTTGAAATTACTTGATCTTGCAACATTTTGCGGAAAACTGCTAACATCTTAAAAAAAAAACAGGCTCTTGTGGTGCTTGTACATGATATGGGTCAAAACTGGGAACTAGTGAGCGACGCACTGAATAGCATTGTCCAACTGAAGGTAATTATGTTATTTAGGCAATATCTAGCTCATGTTGTTTCCATTTTCCTTTTCTAGCATTTACTTATGATTGATTGACGTTAATTCTTTTTAGAAATGCTGAATATTACTACTTTCTTCCTTGTATGTGGATGAAATTTTTCACCATATTCTGGTGGCTTTAAAACATTGGTCATCAATTTCTTACTTAATGCCTTAATGGTGGACTCTTCCATCCCGACATTTGCAGTGTATATATAGAAGGCCTGATGAGTGTAAGGACCGTCACAAGCTTCTGACGGATAGAAGTTCTGGTGATGGCGCTGACAGTGCAGATGACTCAGGCTCATCTCAACACTATCAATCCACATTACCTGGCATTCCGAAGGTATGCTCTCTCATTTATGTTATACCTATCCTCCGTTACAAATTAGTGTCGCTGGTTTAGTACagaagttgtactaaatcagcgacacttaatttggaacggagggagtagcttttttACGGAAATGATATTAACTGCTAGATCCTTGATCTAGTGGCTATAGGATTTCTGTAAATCTGCTCAGCTTTTATTGATCGCTATAAATTTCACGAATAAGGCCACCTTTTCTTGTCCAATAAGCTGCACGGAGATGCACACAAAATGTCATTTCTTCAACAATTAACACTATGAATCCCTCGTGTGAATATCAGGGCAGCGCCAGACAGCTGTTTCAGCGCCTTCAAGGACCGTTTGAGGAAGAGACTCTTAAGACACATTTTGAGAAAATAATATTCCTTGGGCAGAAATTGCATCCATGTCGCAGAAAGGTTAGTATTATCTTCCTTTGAAAACCTCACACTGACTTGATTTTGCGTGATGCATAGCTGCCATTTTCCTTCCTCGTAGTAGCCATGTTTCCTTTTCCTGGTAATTTTGCTATGCTGTTTTATGCCTTCCTTACTGTCTGTAAGGACAATAATCTGCTGCTGTTGGATATGCAGAGAATGCTGATCCTCATTTTAGGTTTGTGAAGATTGGCTATCCTCTCCCCATTTACTTTTGATATATACCCCTAGACGCTCTGTGGAGTTGAGTCCAAATGGCCCCATACTTTCACGAGTCTGGGGCTTTGCCACGCAGGCTCACACGAGCCAGGTTTTTCTCTTTCCAAAATGGGCATCACTCACGTAGACGCTCGAGACTTTGAGTATTATgcacatttataagatcccttgccTGTGTAAAATGAACAAAATTTTGGGGAAAAAGTTGCCATTACAGAACTTATTCTTTTTCCGGTTCAGCCACAAGTGCAATAGTTGCTTAATAATTTCCTCTGTGATTTGTTTTCTGATTCTGACTGAAATAAGGATTATTTCTGGGCAGGACTAGGTTTGCCGAGTCTCACTTTATAGTTTTCTGTACCTAAACTGGCCACCAAATTTGTGCGGAATCTGGTGACCACTGGATCCTGATCTTAAGTAAACTACATAGTTTACTCATCTTTTTCCCTGATCATTTTTGGAAGAACATCAAGTATAAATATAAATTGACGATATTGAGCCGTTTCTTGATTAGGTTTCGCTAGGTTGAAGCAATGTATTATCACTTGAAACCACATAACAGTTGTTTGCATGTCACACCCCGATACGCCATAGGGGTATGGCAATTTGGGTACAGTGATcacgatatgatatttcctccaaACAGGAAACGTATGCATGCTTTTCAATGTAAATGTAATTCCTGATTAAACCTTGCTACTTGGGTTGGTCTGATAATCTTTCTGATGTTTCCTTCCAATTTGCTGTAATTTTTGTGTTATTTTGTTTATCGTGCTCATTGAGTATTATCAATATTTGCTAGCTGACATGATTCTCTTCTCTGTCTGTCCTTTATGTGTGTATTCATTTTTGGTCATTAAGGGGGAAATGCAGGAGCTTAAGCCAATAAATCCACTTCATACCTCTCATGTTCTTGCACTTTCTCAAGTGTGCACAAGCAACTTCTCTGGTGGCATTTTGACGTATGTGCATACACTTNNNNNNNNNNNNNNNNNNNNNNNNNNNNNNNNNNNNNNNNNNNNNNNNNNNNNNNNNNNNNNNNNNNNNNNNNNNNNNNNNNNNNNNNNNNNNNNNNNNNNNNNNNNNNNNNNNNNNNNNNNNNNNNNNNNNNNNNNNNNNNNNNNNNNNNNNNNNNNNNNNNNNNNNNNNNNNNNNNNNNNNNNNNNNNNNNNNNNNNNNNNNNNNNNNNNNNNNNNNNNNNNNNNNNNNNNNNNNNNNNNNNNNNNNNNNNNNNNNNNNNNNNNNNNNNNNNNNNNNNNNNNNNNNNNNNNNNNNNNNNNNNNNNNNNNNNNNNNNNNNNNNNNNNNNNNNATTCTTATCTAATCCAGCTACTGCTGGTCATTTTGTGTTCTATGCTTCTTTCTAATTCAAAACATTTATAGGCCACTTGATCTTTGTGACACAATAACTTCAATTCCGGATGCACTTCCCGTTGGTTACCCGGGATCACATACAAATGTGTTAACGCTTCCGAACCATCACGGTTCAATTAGTCCTGCTCTTCCAACTTCAAATGTGAACCCAAGGTTATCAGGTTCTCCTGGTATGGTACTAGGAAGCAGTTTGCCGTCACCTTCAACATTGAATGCCCCGTCTAGGTAAATGACCCTGTTGTCCTCTCTAGCTGATATTGAATAAATTTGTCTTTTAATGTTTGTTTCTGCATGTATGCTCAAAGGTATCGTGTGCCTAGACCTACCTCTTTACAGGGCGACGAACAACAAAGAATTCAGTATACTCATATGGTTAATGGCAGAAATCTTCAGCAGCCTGGAGTTTCTGTTCCTGGTGTGTTGCCCGCTGGAGTTGATCGTGGTGTTCGAATGATGCCTGGTGCTAATGGTATGGGAATGATGACTGGACTTGCTCGATGTGCACCTGTTGCAAGGCCGGGTTTCCCAAGGATTGGTTCCCCAGGAATGCGAAATATGGTTTCATCTGGAAACATGCTATCCAGTGGTCAAGGCATGCAAAACTCGGTAAATCTTCACCCTGGTTCTGTACCTGGCCCTGGAAATACGATGTTGAGGCCACGTGATCCGATGCAGATGCTTCGGGTACGCATCCCCTTTCATATTGTATTATGAGATGTAAATTTCAGTGTATCTCCTTTTTGCACTGACCGGTTTAGTAGAAGCACTTTAGTAGAAAGTACTATGCATGCCATCTGTCTTTCCTTCTTGCTAAAATGATGTACTGGTTAACTGATGATCCTTAACAACTGTCTGGTCATACACGTCATCTCTGACAGTGCCAATATAAACAAAACAGTGTTTTTCCAACATTTACTGCCAAGACTGGTTGGTTACCATATAGGCCAATACTTGTCCCAGACAACCTGCAGCAAATGTTTGCTGGTTGTTTTCTGAGCAGGCCGTATTACCTTTCCATCTGGAGAGAAGCCCACAGACTTCATGGGTATTGACACTTGCTCTTTTAAGTGATGCTAAAACCACTTTCACCCTGCTCCCGCCTTGCCCTACTATATATCTAAGAATGACAAACCAGCTTTTAAGTTATGCTAAAACCACTTTCACCCTGCTCCTTCCTTGGCCTCCTATATGTCTAAGAATGACAAACCAGCTACTGTTGTGATTGCTGGTCAACAATGAGATAACTACCATGCTGCCGATATCCAGACAGCATGGCAGCGAGGGATTGGGTAGACATAGATTGAGACTAGAGAATAATTTTGGGTGAGATCATATTGGTTATTCTTGCTTGATTTCCAAACCTTACATGACCTGCACATTTATAATACCTCCCAACTTGACACCTAGGGTGTTGTACTCTAACTAGGAACCCACTAATATGAGTCTCTGAATCCATACTTACCTAATCCTTGCTGTTCAGAATTAAGCATTCCTAATTCTGTCTCTAACTCATCTTTCTCAGTTCAAGTCGGATCCTTCCTGAACTCTTCCCTAGCCGACTCCTTGAATCTCATTGGGCGTATCTTTCTGTACGTAACTCACATACAAGTTGCACACCTTGCCGGCCGACCGGTTGGCCACAATACATCTGATGCTGCTTTGAGGCCACGTACTAATGTCCACAACGCACTCCTCCTGGACAAGCAGCTTGTCCCCAAGCTGCAGGCTAGCGACCATGGTTTAGTTTCTCCCAGAAGTCCATGCCTTGGCACCATTGCTGCTACTGCTGCAGAATCACACGTCACATCTGTACACAATGCTGTTGCTGCTGCCGGAGCTACTGCTGTAGGCCTTGCTCCGTAGCAACATCGTGGTCACTCCTGGTTCTTTTGGGCATGTTGCTGCTGCTCCTGTTGTGTCGATCTCTATCATTGTTGTGCCTGGCTGCACTGCCGCAGCTCCTTCGACAGTGCTTCTAGCTTCTTCTCGCGCTTGCTCTTTGTGTATCGAGCTTTGCTGCTACGTCCGCCAGAGTTGCTATAGTTGTCTGCTCTGCTGTCGTTTGTATCATAGTTTTTTAAAACCAGACTGGACTGCTGGTCTGACCGGAAAAAAACAGAACCGGTGACCCTGTCGGTTTTTTAAGCTCCATGGACCGTCCCCGCCTACCATGGTGGAGATAGCTAGACAGCCTGGCTCTGAGGGATTGGGTACACATAGGTT
The Triticum dicoccoides isolate Atlit2015 ecotype Zavitan chromosome 3A, WEW_v2.0, whole genome shotgun sequence genome window above contains:
- the LOC119268247 gene encoding chromatin modification-related protein EAF1 B-like, whose translation is MGKACFCGQVDTEPCSMGGIVECGLSTDTKTSPRRVAIEKAQEELRQEYDVREERRRELEFLVKGGNPLDFKLGHVVSLSVQSTSVTDQIAEQNVMSEAKGSFTFAASPHGDSFGSSGRPGSSCREANTADNLMLLDGDTSKIGGEKLVKRGTKRSNTPQPEMSFCNDGQNNTKEAEDSGLFRHGAKSQAYARRRSKSSRENVNTVPIRSPPVPPLSSHREDTKGVVQEAKNDDHGASSSAAPIPRSSNGNDMLNNAPNNQMAVKMCSVQAIHEGKQEEKQEITNNQHVTLAPEISSNSVFDNSQHAGGGQMPSAAASAESPHAITKEASSRTASLPSTHNEIFREAHTPEKADISCSDKRMVYAHAVDIENEASVLQPAIETARSNENEVDLTCTDATKTTDEHSGKNANFVSVKVGENSDEGLSNTVPGDNDNKRDDQLEGRSSPTAVVDGCAVVHPEVCTAVKDEIEVCNDVADLQKDTGRPATSDHNKVTKEAGSDLDRNNNCSSALSGSDKLASVDVPPASLTEDMPNPVLSTKYSTCNFDNDVTKCSRNDARVTKKECEDPIMIKKEYEDSILRRARFIELNVKRAGEQALCNISLEKKRKSHWEFVLEEMAWMANDFMQERLWRSTAAAQMCNWIASSGRAAFEEAIVHRKQKSAARILAKGIINFWRSAETLRATSGEIPKASQIEKSKGIEEMKLAGTKAEKELGDESFEQEKPRWSHHHYIQSYALRFLEFNCNVSECLSLAEAPSTPDRLNDFGILKVPDELSETNLFYEVAPGAMHTYRESVGCISVYNKKFVNTEHKEDYEPSTCDYVPDLHRENAYEDDEAEAYTYLLPETYDGGLASKSSHKKKQQQRMNGRRPYDNGVDLPYDPCSESKPGNHPFLSNSKRPPDFLSIPTKRIRTAARQRVASPFSAGVAGTPQFTSKTDASSGDTNSCQDDQSSLQGGFVPRKNADIESTVDFDRQFIYDGSEVSTKSKKKKKPKHPGYKAPQSVTESYTLMSGKKDYLKRRQEANQFDSNGNTVVNGQHASKKTKLLHQAPDISLEALTPVGPLASPAASQMSNMVNPTKIIKIITNRDRGRKSKALKMTTGHSGPGSPWSNFEDQALVVLVHDMGQNWELVSDALNSIVQLKCIYRRPDECKDRHKLLTDRSSGDGADSADDSGSSQHYQSTLPGIPKGSARQLFQRLQGPFEEETLKTHFEKIIFLGQKLHPCRRKGEMQELKPINPLHTSHVLALSQVCTSNFSGGILTPLDLCDTITSIPDALPVGYPGSHTNVLTLPNHHGSISPALPTSNVNPRLSGSPGMVLGSSLPSPSTLNAPSRYRVPRPTSLQGDEQQRIQYTHMVNGRNLQQPGVSVPGVLPAGVDRGVRMMPGANGMGMMTGLARCAPVARPGFPRIGSPGMRNMVSSGNMLSSGQGMQNSVNLHPGSVPGPGNTMLRPRDPMQMLRPGQNSEEHRQMMVQEFQMQVPQGNSQAIHFSGTPFPHAGTSSPVQSFPVQQSQPHQMPQQAHMFGNTQHSHIRGANQSSPQHQAYARLAKERHIQQSMMSQQQHPLSAASAVPTVQNGSQTQPQSAVNAVPSSQSQHKKQHPTQHPQDSSVPPNQPANSTSHKQKKQQAQQQSRQNQQQRHQGSQQAKLVKSLGRGNMTQQNPSVDGTQLSGIPATSKNQVSDTNMMQQAPAYFTGNKGLIPSVPRPGNQPKMYASHTPQSPIQSSDIGNQGSIQGSPNQTLLASQQAPVHSSSQLATQQQQQQRHMNPSHNNIQRLMMQQNRHMNSDVRIELPVDQVNQDDDIITPG